From one Leptospira licerasiae serovar Varillal str. VAR 010 genomic stretch:
- a CDS encoding bile acid:sodium symporter family protein — translation MQDYDLVRLNFSQGGLFVLNICLGLIMYGVSLELTLADFTNLRKQPKAAIVGLFSQLVLLPAITVGLLYILKPHPGLALGMILVAACPGGNMSNFISLLAKGNVPLSISLTATTTVLAWFFTPFNFFFWGKLYSPAADRLKEISLNPIDVFLSIFLILVLPLILGALTNRFFPRIASSLKKPMRIGSTILLGVFILIAFVGNWKSFVEFGPVLFWLVLLHNGSALTVGYLASWIAGLAHKERKTISLETGLQNSGLGLILIFTFFQGIGSMALIAAWWGVWHLISGLLLAAIWGREKTT, via the coding sequence ATGCAAGATTACGATTTAGTCAGATTGAATTTCAGTCAGGGAGGGCTCTTTGTCCTGAATATCTGCCTGGGACTTATCATGTACGGGGTCTCCTTAGAATTGACCCTAGCCGATTTTACAAATTTGAGAAAACAACCCAAAGCGGCAATTGTTGGCCTGTTTTCTCAATTGGTTTTATTGCCTGCAATCACGGTAGGATTACTATATATTTTAAAACCGCATCCCGGTTTGGCGCTCGGAATGATCTTAGTGGCAGCATGTCCCGGCGGGAATATGTCCAATTTTATCAGCCTTCTCGCAAAAGGAAATGTTCCTCTTTCTATTTCATTAACCGCAACTACAACGGTTCTTGCCTGGTTCTTTACTCCATTTAACTTTTTCTTTTGGGGAAAATTATATTCTCCCGCCGCGGACAGACTAAAAGAGATCAGCTTAAATCCTATAGACGTATTTCTTTCTATTTTCCTAATATTGGTTTTACCTTTAATTTTAGGCGCTCTTACAAATCGTTTTTTTCCAAGGATCGCTTCTTCTTTAAAAAAACCGATGAGGATCGGATCCACAATTCTACTCGGAGTTTTTATACTCATCGCATTCGTGGGTAACTGGAAGTCATTTGTAGAATTCGGACCTGTTTTGTTTTGGCTAGTCCTTCTTCATAACGGCTCCGCGTTGACGGTGGGATACCTTGCCTCTTGGATTGCAGGTCTTGCTCATAAAGAAAGAAAAACAATCTCTTTAGAAACGGGACTCCAAAACTCTGGATTAGGCCTTATCTTAATTTTTACATTCTTCCAGGGAATAGGATCTATGGCTCTCATCGCTGCTTGGTGGGGAGTATGGCATTTGATTAGCGGGCTTTTATTAGCCGCTATCTGGGGAAGAGAAAAAACAACCTGA
- a CDS encoding 2-hydroxychromene-2-carboxylate isomerase, which yields MSEKSSPTISFWFEFASTYSYLTVGRIRSLAEKEGIRIEWKPFLLGPIFKDQGMSDSPFNLYPTKGKYMWKDLERRSAKYGLPFRKPDIFPQNGLKAARITIANLDKPWVYDFILETYKVEFSKKQDISESFVLFQILRSLGQTPESIIASSESDENKNKLRENTEQARKLGIFGAPSFIANGELFWGDDRLEDAIEFLKNGS from the coding sequence ATGAGCGAGAAAAGTTCACCGACTATTTCTTTCTGGTTCGAATTTGCGAGCACCTATTCTTATTTAACTGTGGGAAGGATCAGATCCTTGGCAGAAAAAGAAGGTATCCGGATCGAATGGAAACCTTTTCTGTTAGGTCCCATCTTTAAGGACCAAGGGATGTCCGATTCTCCTTTTAATCTCTATCCTACTAAAGGAAAATACATGTGGAAGGATCTGGAAAGAAGATCCGCAAAATATGGACTTCCTTTTCGAAAGCCGGATATTTTTCCTCAAAATGGATTAAAGGCCGCCAGGATAACGATCGCGAATCTGGACAAACCCTGGGTGTACGATTTTATATTAGAAACATATAAAGTGGAATTTTCTAAAAAACAGGACATCTCTGAATCTTTCGTTCTTTTTCAGATATTAAGATCATTAGGCCAAACCCCTGAGAGCATAATCGCCTCTTCCGAATCGGATGAAAACAAAAACAAACTCAGGGAAAATACGGAGCAAGCCAGAAAACTCGGGATTTTCGGAGCTCCTAGCTTTATTGCAAACGGAGAATTATTTTGGGGAGATGATCGTTTAGAAGATGCGATCGAATTCCTAAAAAACGGATCTTAA
- the ygiD gene encoding 4,5-DOPA dioxygenase extradiol, whose protein sequence is MKKIGRKEFLLATSGILFGAIGLKELLKDKRGEGKIMQKLPVFFVGHGSPMNALGPNPLADTWAESTKDFPEPKAILSISAHWFTKGTYVTSNQFPPTIHDFYGFPQELFDVQYSAPGDPKLAEELSRSKDAQVIQDDSWGLDHGTWSVLRNMYPKANIPVVQLSLDATKSGEWHYEFAKSLSKLREQGVLVLGSGDLVHNLRLYDWKNQDKAHDWALDANETFKDLIQKRDWKSLANYQKLGTAVQIAIPTPEHYFPMLYALALADGKEEIRFYNDIIQSSVSLTSMKIV, encoded by the coding sequence ATGAAAAAGATCGGCCGAAAGGAATTTTTGCTAGCGACAAGCGGAATTTTATTCGGCGCGATCGGACTAAAAGAACTCTTAAAGGATAAACGAGGGGAAGGAAAGATCATGCAAAAATTACCAGTATTCTTCGTAGGTCATGGGAGTCCAATGAACGCTCTTGGACCGAACCCGTTAGCCGACACATGGGCGGAATCCACTAAGGATTTTCCGGAACCTAAAGCAATTCTAAGTATTTCCGCTCATTGGTTTACTAAGGGAACCTACGTAACCTCAAATCAATTTCCTCCTACAATTCACGATTTTTATGGATTCCCTCAGGAATTATTCGATGTACAATATTCTGCTCCTGGCGATCCAAAACTTGCGGAAGAACTTTCCAGATCCAAAGATGCACAAGTGATCCAAGACGATTCTTGGGGACTAGATCATGGGACTTGGAGCGTTCTTAGGAACATGTATCCAAAGGCAAATATTCCTGTGGTCCAGTTGAGCTTGGACGCTACTAAATCGGGAGAATGGCATTATGAATTTGCAAAGTCTTTGTCAAAACTCCGAGAACAGGGCGTTCTGGTTTTAGGCAGTGGGGACTTGGTCCATAATTTGCGTCTCTACGATTGGAAAAATCAGGATAAAGCGCACGACTGGGCATTGGATGCTAACGAAACTTTCAAAGACCTGATCCAAAAGAGAGATTGGAAGAGCCTCGCAAATTATCAAAAATTAGGAACTGCAGTGCAGATTGCCATCCCAACTCCGGAACATTATTTTCCTATGTTATATGCTTTGGCATTAGCGGATGGCAAAGAAGAGATCCGTTTTTATAACGATATCATCCAGAGTTCGGTATCTCTAACTAGTATGAAGATCGTTTAA
- a CDS encoding nuclear transport factor 2 family protein has product MKKLAALSLAVVSLLSCGNFAQEEKNKKLVLDYFKNALVDRKYREAADLYLSDDYRQHNPSIGTGKEAFKEAFDGFFKHMPDTSFEIKRALVDGNMVVVHSHLKLDKTSRGLAVVDIFRVEKDKIVEHWDVIQEIPENPKNENTMF; this is encoded by the coding sequence ATGAAAAAATTAGCAGCGCTCTCGTTAGCCGTTGTGAGTCTTCTTAGCTGCGGAAATTTCGCACAAGAGGAAAAAAATAAGAAGTTAGTCTTAGACTACTTTAAAAATGCCTTAGTCGATCGTAAGTATAGGGAAGCAGCGGACCTATATCTCAGCGATGATTATAGACAACATAACCCTAGCATTGGTACAGGCAAAGAAGCTTTTAAAGAAGCGTTCGATGGTTTTTTCAAACATATGCCGGACACTTCCTTTGAGATCAAAAGGGCCTTAGTCGATGGAAATATGGTAGTCGTCCATTCTCACCTGAAATTGGACAAGACCTCCAGGGGATTGGCGGTAGTCGATATCTTCAGGGTCGAAAAGGACAAGATAGTTGAGCATTGGGATGTGATTCAGGAAATTCCGGAAAATCCTAAAAACGAAAACACAATGTTTTAA
- a CDS encoding rhodanese-related sulfurtransferase, whose product MKHKPLHNIYSKDILRKRIEAENFQRITISFYRYVILEDPTLLRNELYREWESLGVLGRIYIAREGINAQLSVPEFNFQKFRDSVDARKEFKDVPFKIAVEQKSYSFLKLDIRVRNKIVADGLADDAFDVTNVGTHLSAEEFNKKLESSDTVVVDVRNHYESEIGHFEGALLPQADTFREELPLIVDLLQDKKDKEIVMYCTGGIRCEKASAYLKHHGFQNVYQLHGGIISYASEIKEKGLESKFKGKNFVFDARLQETVGEEILSECHQCDQKSARHINCANPACHILFIQCESCAEKFDNCCSVECQKIAALPPEEQKKLRKGKAASNQHFSKSKIRPKVFELYKGK is encoded by the coding sequence ATGAAACATAAACCCCTTCATAATATTTATAGTAAGGATATTCTCAGAAAGAGGATTGAGGCCGAAAATTTTCAACGTATTACTATTTCCTTTTATAGATATGTGATCTTAGAGGATCCGACCCTTCTCCGTAACGAACTATACAGAGAATGGGAGTCCTTAGGTGTACTCGGAAGGATCTATATCGCTAGAGAAGGGATCAACGCTCAGTTATCCGTGCCTGAATTCAATTTTCAAAAGTTCAGGGATTCCGTAGACGCGAGAAAAGAATTCAAAGATGTTCCATTCAAGATCGCAGTGGAACAAAAGTCTTATTCATTCTTAAAATTAGATATACGAGTTCGTAACAAGATCGTTGCAGACGGTTTGGCGGATGATGCTTTCGACGTAACCAATGTAGGAACTCATTTAAGCGCAGAAGAATTTAATAAAAAGTTGGAATCCTCCGATACGGTTGTGGTGGACGTTCGAAATCATTATGAATCGGAGATCGGACATTTCGAGGGAGCATTACTTCCGCAAGCCGATACATTTCGAGAGGAATTACCTCTGATTGTAGACCTTCTGCAAGATAAAAAGGATAAGGAAATCGTAATGTATTGTACAGGAGGGATCCGGTGCGAAAAGGCCTCTGCTTATCTGAAACATCACGGATTCCAGAATGTGTATCAGTTACACGGAGGAATTATCTCTTACGCATCCGAAATTAAAGAGAAGGGACTGGAATCCAAGTTTAAGGGGAAAAATTTCGTATTCGACGCTAGGCTCCAGGAAACCGTCGGAGAAGAGATCCTAAGCGAATGCCACCAATGCGATCAAAAATCCGCAAGGCATATCAATTGCGCAAACCCTGCCTGTCATATTCTATTCATTCAATGCGAATCTTGTGCGGAAAAATTCGATAATTGTTGCTCGGTAGAATGCCAGAAGATCGCGGCCCTTCCTCCCGAAGAACAGAAAAAATTACGAAAAGGTAAAGCTGCTTCGAACCAACATTTTTCCAAATCCAAGATCAGGCCTAAGGTTTTCGAACTTTACAAAGGAAAATAA
- a CDS encoding DNA alkylation repair protein: MPKPKSTAQKKSLGGENSKAENVIQEVRELSDPKAVEILSRFFKTGKGQYGEGDLFLGVKVPPLRKISKSYKGLPLSELQKIVKSKYHEERLLGFFILCEKFQKTPEEDRKELHLFYLKNLKYVNNWDIVDLSSRDLIGDYLLDKNRDLLYKLVKSNSLWERRIAIISTYAFIRNGDFKDTLKISELLLTDKEDLIHKAVGWMLREVGNRSLKPETDFLDKHAHKMPRTMLRYAIEKFPTKLKSKYMKAGKE, from the coding sequence ATGCCCAAGCCCAAATCGACTGCTCAAAAGAAATCATTAGGCGGAGAAAATTCCAAGGCGGAAAATGTAATCCAAGAAGTCCGAGAACTTTCCGACCCAAAAGCGGTAGAAATACTCTCCCGATTTTTTAAAACGGGAAAGGGGCAATATGGAGAAGGTGACCTCTTTCTTGGTGTAAAGGTCCCACCTTTGAGAAAAATTTCAAAATCATACAAAGGCCTTCCCTTATCCGAACTACAAAAGATCGTAAAGTCGAAATACCACGAAGAAAGGCTCCTAGGTTTTTTTATACTATGTGAGAAGTTCCAAAAAACTCCGGAAGAAGATCGTAAAGAATTACATCTATTCTATTTAAAAAACTTAAAATATGTGAACAATTGGGATATCGTAGACTTAAGCTCCAGAGATTTGATCGGAGATTATCTTTTGGACAAGAATCGGGATCTCTTATACAAGCTTGTTAAATCGAATAGTTTATGGGAAAGAAGGATAGCGATCATATCGACTTATGCTTTTATCCGCAATGGAGACTTTAAAGATACCTTAAAGATCTCTGAATTACTCCTAACGGACAAAGAGGATCTTATCCATAAGGCTGTAGGTTGGATGCTAAGAGAAGTCGGCAACCGAAGTCTCAAGCCTGAGACGGACTTTTTGGACAAACATGCTCATAAGATGCCCAGAACGATGCTTAGATATGCGATCGAAAAATTTCCAACTAAGTTAAAGTCGAAATATATGAAGGCCGGCAAGGAATAA
- a CDS encoding DEAD/DEAH box helicase yields MKPKKTFHELGLSEDVLNAVSDLGFTEPSSIQSESIPLILSGRDVIGHSRTGTGKTAAFAIPSLEILEEGEQSPQVLVLCPTRELVVQVAEEFRKLGKYKEDFQVAAIYGGDDITKQFKALKRKPQVIVGTPGRTMDHMDRKTLVLSGIKMVILDEADEMLDMGFLEDMEIILAKVPEERQTILFSATLSAKVMGITKKFQNSPKIVDVTGGKADRPKIRQIYFEMREGLKPEALIRLLEFHTPKASLVFCNTKVRVDELVEFLKSKGIFSEGLHGDLSQNQRNKVMSGFRSGLVTVLVATDVAGRGIDVSDVEAVFNYDIPRDSEDYVHRIGRTGRAGRKGLALSFVSNREFKTLRKIKEDHEFEMELGKVPDISELTEKKFLEYSNIVKEVSEEGDVSEYSKLVKKLTSEGIPAERLAAALFKLALADKSEKFDSSLRFDQDQKGFREKESSSRNDRNDRRFGGKSNQKGKRDHKDKNRNSNRFHRGGSGGGKKGSGSGSGGPSRKKVKH; encoded by the coding sequence TTGAAACCCAAAAAAACATTCCATGAACTCGGACTATCCGAGGACGTCTTAAACGCAGTATCCGATCTAGGATTTACGGAACCTTCTTCCATTCAATCCGAATCTATCCCACTTATCCTTTCCGGAAGAGACGTAATCGGTCATTCCCGTACCGGAACAGGTAAAACCGCAGCATTTGCAATTCCAAGTTTAGAAATATTGGAAGAAGGAGAACAATCTCCACAAGTATTAGTGCTTTGTCCCACCAGAGAATTGGTGGTCCAAGTCGCGGAAGAATTCAGAAAATTAGGAAAATATAAAGAAGATTTCCAAGTAGCTGCAATCTACGGTGGGGACGATATCACCAAACAATTCAAGGCATTAAAGAGAAAACCACAAGTGATCGTCGGAACTCCAGGACGGACCATGGATCATATGGACAGAAAGACCTTGGTTCTAAGCGGGATCAAAATGGTGATCCTAGACGAAGCAGACGAAATGTTGGACATGGGTTTTTTAGAGGATATGGAGATCATCCTCGCAAAAGTCCCTGAAGAAAGACAGACCATTCTATTCTCCGCTACTCTTTCCGCAAAGGTAATGGGAATTACCAAAAAGTTCCAAAATTCCCCTAAGATCGTAGACGTCACCGGAGGAAAAGCAGACAGACCTAAGATCCGACAGATCTATTTTGAAATGAGAGAAGGACTCAAACCAGAGGCTCTGATCCGTCTTTTAGAATTCCACACTCCAAAAGCTTCATTAGTATTTTGTAATACTAAAGTCAGAGTGGACGAACTTGTAGAATTTCTGAAATCCAAGGGAATATTCTCAGAAGGATTGCACGGAGATCTTTCCCAAAATCAAAGGAACAAGGTAATGTCCGGATTTCGCTCCGGACTGGTTACAGTTCTTGTAGCAACCGACGTTGCAGGAAGAGGAATCGACGTAAGCGACGTAGAAGCAGTATTCAATTACGATATTCCAAGAGATTCTGAAGACTATGTTCACCGTATCGGCAGAACAGGAAGAGCCGGAAGAAAAGGATTAGCACTCAGTTTTGTTTCCAATAGAGAATTCAAAACATTGCGTAAGATAAAAGAGGATCATGAATTCGAAATGGAACTCGGAAAAGTTCCCGATATTTCAGAACTGACCGAAAAGAAATTTTTAGAATATTCCAATATTGTAAAAGAAGTTTCGGAAGAAGGAGATGTTTCCGAATATTCCAAACTTGTGAAGAAACTTACCTCGGAAGGAATTCCTGCAGAACGTTTAGCGGCTGCACTCTTCAAGTTAGCTCTTGCGGATAAGTCCGAAAAATTCGACTCAAGCCTACGTTTCGACCAGGACCAAAAGGGTTTCCGGGAAAAAGAAAGTTCTTCCCGCAACGACCGCAATGATAGACGTTTTGGTGGAAAATCCAATCAAAAAGGAAAACGGGACCATAAGGATAAAAACCGAAACTCCAATCGATTCCATCGTGGAGGCAGCGGAGGCGGTAAAAAAGGTTCTGGCTCCGGTTCCGGCGGCCCTTCTCGAAAAAAGGTAAAACATTAA
- the rmuC gene encoding DNA recombination protein RmuC: MEFAIVLLTGLLIGFGLAFFLAKALYSKESGINPSEHEKLKLERAGLLTSEQRSKERILQLEKEFKENSEKTEKAIGYYQAMKKESDLLKERLENQKKEFEELMSKLDEKFKHAANQALLDNSQKFNQQTHEKMTDLLRPFKEEIEKFGIKVELSHKEHKDDTANLKAQINNLLEMNKTLSEDAKSLASALKGNSKTQGDWGEGILENILQNSGLVKGREYTAQESVQTEDGRLRPDIVVKLPSGKSIVIDSKVSLTAYVEYASAETEEVKKAALQRHLKSLYEHVSGLYKKNYQSLYGIESLDFVLMFLPVEPSYYEAVRTDPKFLEDAYAKNILIVTPSTLMVSLKMVANLWRKEKQNKNSEQIAEESGKMYDKIVEIVTALEVLGKSIDKSKDNYDAVLGKLKSGRGNLLGRAENIRKLGAKVRKSLDSTSEDSQDDAEETLFLNGE, from the coding sequence ATGGAATTTGCAATCGTATTACTCACAGGACTTCTCATAGGTTTTGGCCTGGCTTTTTTCTTGGCCAAAGCTCTTTATTCCAAAGAGTCTGGGATCAATCCAAGTGAGCATGAAAAATTAAAATTAGAAAGAGCGGGACTTCTTACTTCCGAACAAAGATCCAAGGAAAGGATCTTACAGTTAGAAAAAGAGTTCAAAGAGAATTCCGAAAAGACAGAAAAAGCGATCGGCTATTACCAAGCCATGAAAAAGGAATCCGATCTTTTAAAGGAAAGATTGGAGAACCAAAAAAAGGAATTCGAAGAACTTATGTCCAAGCTGGATGAAAAGTTCAAACATGCGGCCAACCAGGCACTCTTGGATAATTCCCAAAAATTCAACCAGCAAACCCACGAAAAGATGACCGATCTACTCCGTCCTTTTAAGGAAGAAATAGAAAAGTTCGGGATCAAAGTAGAACTATCTCATAAAGAGCATAAGGACGATACGGCAAACCTAAAGGCTCAGATCAATAATCTATTAGAAATGAATAAAACACTTTCGGAAGACGCTAAAAGTTTAGCATCCGCTCTGAAAGGGAACTCCAAAACCCAAGGAGATTGGGGAGAAGGGATCCTCGAAAATATACTTCAAAATAGCGGCTTAGTGAAAGGAAGAGAATACACCGCACAAGAATCCGTACAAACAGAAGACGGAAGATTAAGGCCTGATATAGTAGTCAAACTTCCTTCCGGAAAATCGATCGTCATAGACTCCAAGGTTTCCTTGACTGCCTACGTGGAATATGCTTCCGCCGAAACGGAAGAAGTAAAAAAGGCTGCTTTACAAAGGCACCTCAAAAGTTTGTATGAACATGTCTCAGGATTATATAAAAAAAATTACCAATCTTTATATGGGATAGAATCCCTGGACTTTGTGCTGATGTTCCTACCGGTGGAACCTTCTTATTACGAAGCTGTTCGAACAGATCCTAAATTTTTAGAAGATGCATACGCTAAAAATATACTAATCGTTACTCCTTCTACCTTAATGGTTTCCTTAAAGATGGTGGCAAATCTTTGGAGAAAGGAAAAACAAAACAAGAATTCGGAACAGATTGCAGAGGAATCCGGCAAGATGTACGACAAGATCGTAGAGATCGTTACCGCATTAGAAGTCCTTGGCAAATCCATAGATAAATCTAAGGACAATTACGACGCGGTGCTTGGAAAATTAAAATCGGGCAGAGGAAATCTTTTGGGAAGAGCGGAGAATATTCGTAAACTAGGGGCAAAAGTCCGTAAGTCGCTAGATTCAACTTCGGAGGATTCCCAAGATGATGCGGAAGAAACTTTGTTTTTGAATGGAGAATGA
- a CDS encoding adenylate/guanylate cyclase domain-containing protein, which yields MDPEPIAFRFQYLLSIIFCIFLLSCSSADAPVAQKGILDLTNWDYRSNPTMNLQGDWSFFSNTFQPDLNSRMSPEFRKIPGVWPGTGYALLKLKILLPEKHGRLAIYSKHQATAFEILINGVSAGSSGEPGTTFETSAPDNRPVYYEWDEPAKEVDISFKISNFHHRLTGLWFDIRFGDARELYKETLILRDWDLFLSGLFFMSTIYHLGLFFLRRQDRTPLVFALFCFCLFLRLFVTEEKLIQFYFPWADYPLSMNLEYLTMYAALPLGLHFLRHSFPAYFPRKWMLLFYLISFTFSLSTLFPFPIPSIPVPYFQFVFLGGVVFAIVVLFRAIIHKEQYSLVIGFAILALILAGIFDILAARQIIFARFIIPIGLFVAILTQTFILSSRYRDLYREKEKLSDRLQRLNETYSRFVPISFLEFLGKGKLEDMRPGDQIKKEMTILFADIRSFTEISESLDSKESFELLNSYISEMEPLIHSNRGFVDKYFGDAIMALFPESSDDAVNAAISMQNRILEYNQRRMDQGNRAIGVGIGIHTGSLMMGLVGSGDRMESTVISDAVHLASKLEALNKYYGSSILISEDTYSKLKSPEKFLLRKLDQLKFRGKETHRAIYELGDHLSKTERDAFLKSKSNFERGVELFHYGKYLDSGESFREALRIYSGDRAANLYLKRCTEQIYSSTVKVQPGPDLA from the coding sequence ATGGATCCTGAGCCTATAGCTTTCCGATTTCAATATTTACTTTCTATAATTTTCTGTATCTTCTTACTTTCGTGCTCTTCTGCAGATGCACCGGTCGCTCAAAAAGGGATCTTAGATTTAACCAATTGGGATTATAGATCCAACCCTACTATGAATCTACAGGGAGATTGGTCTTTTTTTTCGAATACTTTCCAACCTGATCTAAATTCCAGAATGTCTCCGGAATTTCGCAAAATCCCTGGAGTTTGGCCAGGCACGGGTTATGCTCTTCTTAAATTAAAAATACTTCTTCCGGAAAAACATGGGCGTTTAGCGATCTATTCCAAACATCAAGCGACTGCTTTTGAGATTTTGATCAATGGTGTTTCTGCAGGTAGTTCTGGAGAACCGGGGACCACTTTTGAGACAAGCGCTCCGGACAATCGGCCGGTATACTATGAATGGGACGAGCCCGCAAAGGAAGTGGATATTAGTTTCAAAATTTCTAATTTTCATCATAGGTTGACAGGGCTTTGGTTTGATATTCGCTTTGGGGATGCGAGGGAGCTTTATAAAGAAACTCTAATACTCAGGGATTGGGATCTTTTTCTATCCGGACTTTTTTTCATGTCCACCATTTACCATCTCGGTCTTTTCTTTCTACGTAGACAGGATCGTACTCCTCTGGTTTTCGCATTATTCTGCTTTTGTTTATTTTTACGTTTGTTTGTGACCGAGGAAAAATTGATCCAATTCTATTTTCCTTGGGCGGATTATCCGCTTTCGATGAATTTGGAATATCTCACTATGTACGCTGCTTTACCTTTAGGTTTGCATTTTCTCAGACATTCTTTTCCAGCATATTTTCCTAGAAAATGGATGTTATTATTTTATCTGATCTCTTTTACGTTTTCTTTAAGCACACTCTTTCCTTTTCCCATCCCTTCTATACCTGTACCTTATTTTCAATTCGTCTTTTTAGGCGGTGTGGTATTTGCGATTGTAGTGCTTTTTCGGGCAATTATCCACAAAGAACAATATTCTCTCGTTATCGGATTTGCGATCTTAGCTTTGATTCTGGCAGGAATATTCGATATACTTGCGGCAAGACAGATTATATTCGCAAGGTTTATAATCCCGATCGGATTGTTTGTGGCAATTCTTACTCAGACATTCATCCTTTCTTCCAGATATAGGGATCTATATAGGGAGAAGGAAAAACTTTCGGATCGCCTGCAACGTTTGAACGAGACTTATAGCAGATTCGTTCCTATCAGCTTTTTGGAATTTTTAGGAAAAGGAAAGCTGGAGGATATGAGACCTGGGGACCAGATCAAAAAGGAAATGACCATCCTGTTCGCGGATATTCGTTCCTTTACCGAAATTTCGGAAAGTCTGGATTCCAAGGAAAGTTTTGAATTATTAAATTCTTATATTTCGGAGATGGAACCTCTTATTCATTCCAATCGCGGCTTTGTGGATAAGTATTTTGGGGATGCGATCATGGCTCTATTTCCTGAAAGTTCTGACGATGCGGTGAATGCCGCTATATCCATGCAAAATCGTATTTTAGAGTATAACCAGAGAAGAATGGACCAAGGAAATCGTGCAATAGGAGTCGGGATCGGGATACATACCGGCTCTTTGATGATGGGGCTTGTAGGTTCCGGAGATCGTATGGAAAGCACTGTGATCTCGGATGCTGTCCATCTTGCTTCTAAATTGGAAGCTTTAAATAAGTATTACGGTTCTAGCATATTGATCAGCGAAGATACTTACTCCAAATTGAAGTCTCCGGAAAAGTTCTTACTTCGTAAATTGGACCAACTTAAATTTAGAGGAAAGGAGACTCATAGAGCGATCTATGAACTGGGAGATCATTTAAGCAAAACGGAAAGAGATGCCTTTCTTAAATCCAAAAGTAATTTTGAAAGGGGAGTGGAACTTTTTCATTATGGGAAGTATTTGGATTCGGGAGAGTCTTTCAGGGAGGCCTTGAGGATTTACTCCGGAGACAGGGCTGCGAATCTATACTTAAAACGTTGCACTGAGCAAATTTATTCTTCTACAGTAAAAGTGCAGCCCGGTCCGGATCTAGCTTAA
- a CDS encoding LIC12353 family lipoprotein, which yields MFRNRFKISVILLTLFCILMNCGDSLRGKPTPAIPELAGFYVNERSKEWFKDGKIKIQTLWIRRTAKGEMEFSHNILIRLQFSISENREELKVKSGKLLTSDRELLFFETNAKEFHRNYHGPKTKDPKSWAIRSFGPFMKVKDFSKLIGEGTGRSAELSQDKNSIVFSNGEVYRRIGNPLLGRISINLGKFKKTIDNEIAGVVLFPLDAEAFPQTEGRQNFFALFSTTDSLAVGTPIKIAEFPGQIQEVFEHVAVVELNKTKPGISAPIIQNFSSVLLDGIVDTKTISQKESTDELIRRLKQDPNVSKEELIRELEKLKNKE from the coding sequence ATGTTTCGAAACCGTTTCAAAATATCCGTAATTCTCTTAACCTTGTTTTGTATCTTAATGAACTGCGGAGATAGTTTAAGAGGTAAGCCAACTCCGGCAATCCCGGAACTGGCAGGATTTTATGTAAATGAAAGATCCAAAGAATGGTTTAAAGACGGAAAGATCAAAATACAAACTCTTTGGATCAGGCGTACTGCAAAAGGAGAAATGGAATTCTCACACAATATATTGATTAGGCTCCAATTCAGCATCAGTGAGAACAGAGAAGAATTAAAAGTTAAATCCGGAAAACTATTAACTAGCGACAGAGAACTTTTATTTTTCGAAACCAACGCAAAAGAATTCCATCGCAATTATCACGGCCCAAAAACAAAAGATCCTAAAAGCTGGGCAATCCGTTCCTTCGGACCTTTCATGAAGGTAAAAGATTTCAGCAAATTAATAGGAGAAGGAACCGGAAGATCCGCTGAACTTTCTCAAGACAAAAACTCTATCGTATTTTCCAACGGAGAAGTTTACAGAAGGATAGGCAATCCCCTCTTAGGGAGAATCTCCATCAATTTAGGAAAATTCAAAAAGACCATAGATAATGAGATTGCGGGAGTGGTATTATTTCCTTTGGATGCGGAAGCATTCCCCCAAACGGAAGGAAGGCAAAACTTCTTCGCGTTATTTTCCACTACGGATTCTCTAGCAGTAGGAACTCCGATCAAGATCGCTGAATTTCCCGGCCAGATCCAGGAAGTTTTCGAACATGTGGCTGTAGTCGAATTGAACAAGACAAAACCAGGGATTTCTGCTCCAATAATCCAAAACTTCTCTTCCGTACTTCTAGACGGAATTGTGGATACTAAAACAATCTCTCAAAAAGAAAGTACTGACGAGTTAATCCGAAGATTAAAACAGGATCCGAATGTTTCCAAAGAGGAACTGATCCGGGAACTGGAAAAACTCAAGAACAAAGAGTAA